From Aspergillus chevalieri M1 DNA, chromosome 4, nearly complete sequence, a single genomic window includes:
- a CDS encoding NPA1/URB1 family protein (BUSCO:EOG0926025H;~COG:S;~EggNog:ENOG410QDCA;~InterPro:IPR016024,IPR039844,IPR021714,IPR032436;~PFAM:PF11707,PF16201): MPHFDSQSPRTKRRKLDNGQPDKSAAITSHTQLRNLLVFQQNAAEVKQGINTFKEFLLSINQTQDGNEKTKRLDVLKAFCDSQISRTGGEDDVAVCFPDLIQTWNFADSNNNESLLTVVPSVLAIFLKTVSSHLEFREFGLALCKYLLEKEQLKLFNRGMTAVKSKEHLISPCLRLLTEIVSFDGGAAARQVYSRRHTTFKRLEVFLTPNKAQLENAEDDSSKSTLRRNAQRYVLANLRFQQASAKNDILEQHKMIRALFEYVRKDSRDIVLDIIRASERDVAQDASLSRQAKTKFFSRWNLERLVTLYGYPEENSEEMSIPDAVHKVLMTVCTKPELGVLLPESGWYPNGSDPESVPTEDDACIELGLDSAVHVDKYRESVPVRNGTLSYLIQTLRPDVNSSQIQLLVAIFKVAPELIADYFTKKTMFIADPKPTPSWMAESALLFSTVQLRVPANCGWKDKLPAMPPPVSVVIENILPRPLTQKILTRCINQNAEIVTLFAVRILTIAFNKLRAVLKIFNADHGSSQTFWNQATDKLVAEFCRRCPAMKDVILLYRRTDKDDLSQQEAVAELLACFYEVVPDIALEELFDVSLVLVDILKRLGTPDLNSDDSESLLGQLQSALKIAQQSASIRWWQQPASMQYSAFTSIFKVFVDAADKDSLQEIENLLSAVLVENSVLQSSPKSFASLLSSFEKSEQLPSQLAFFDNCVCRSAKKPVHYQDLIGSMSAEAGSVSALFAAISEQWPFVVKTGDAAAEAAVGSWIARALGKFRQAGEDTKVLRSVRDSCMEATENKKVKSILKKALKSAEESDDEDTTTKKQSKSTQEASQMPAGQEQKTDLEDIFGALPTEGTTHNALQRWEKEDLEVSVEQGRIAELMLCLCSEHEEVRRQAFTNLSRFMMKLKDSKYVEWRSVYILTGELLETVRQLGFEAPVPWVVGECASSCLSVLTNPMHKLYGKVNKFLQKAPYWEVEKIATYWVDKILLHEPELDDGYFEEINWLLDLFVKGLRTGADMEIYRRANVFERLLSFYESPSAGFSAKRRILHLLYRSTQVGGSTTLITRAAVVSWIQSQIVGVGNARDVSTISALAEVVGKSSDHERVDKWSGGALMQAVENIAG, encoded by the exons ATGCCACACTTCGATAGTCAATCGCCTCGAACGAAGAGGAGAAAGCTCGATAATGGCCAGCCAGACAAAAGCGCAGCAATAACTTCGCACACACAGCTGCGCAACCTGCTGGTATTCCAGCAGAACGCCGCTGAGGTCAAACAAG GCATCAATACATTCAAAGAATTTCTCCTGTCAATTAACCAGACACAGGACGGGAATGAGAAAACGAAGAGACTCGATGTGCTCAAAGCCTTCTGTGACTCGCAAATTTCCCGCACTGGGGGAGAAGACGATGTAGCCGTGTGCTTCCCCGATTTGATCCAGACATGGAACTTCGCagacagcaacaacaatgaaTCTCTTCTGACGGTCGTTCCATCTGTCCTGGCTATCTTCCTCAAAACCGTGTCGAGCCATCTGGAATTCCGCGAGTTTGGACTTGCGCTATGCAAATATCTACTCGAGAAGGAGCAGCTCAAACTCTTCAACCGTGGCATGACAGCGGTGAAGTCCAAGGAACATTTGATCTCTCCCTGTCTTCGTTTACTCACGGAGATTGTCAGTTTTGACGGGGGCGCGGCAGCTCGTCAAGTTTACTCCAGACGCCACACCACCTTCAAGCGCCTTGAGGTGTTCCTGACTCCCAACAAGGCGCAGCTGGAGAATGCGGAAGATGACTCGTCTAAATCTACTCTTCGACGAAATGCCCAGCGATATGTTCTTGCCAATCTGAGGTTCCAGCAAGCGTCAGCAAAGAATGACATACTCGAACAGCACAAGATGATCAGAGCATTATTCGAGTATGTGAGGAAGGATTCCCGCGACATTGTCCTGGATATTATCAGGGCTTCTGAGAGAGATGTTGCTCAAGACGCTTCCCTATCTAGGCAGGCTAAGACGAAATTTTTCAGTCGATGGAACCTGGAGAGACTTGTGACGCTCTATGGATATCCTGAGGAAAATTCGGAAGAAATGTCCATTCCGGATGCAGTGCACAAAGTTCTGATGACTGTCTGCACAAAGCCTGAGCTTGGTGTTCTCTTGCCGGAGTCTGGCTGGTATCCCAATGGGAGTGACCCCGAGTCAGTACCGACCGAGGACGATGCCTGCATTGAACTTGGGCTAGATTCCGCTGTGCATGTCGACAAGTACAGAGAGTCCGTGCCAGTTCGAAATGGCACACTTTCATATCTTATCCAGACGCTTCGACCAGACGTGAACAGCTCtcagattcaactgctggtcgCCATTTTCAAGGTCGCGCCTGAATTAATCGCTGATTATTTCACCAAGAAGACCATGTTCATTGCAGATCCGAAGCCTACGCCTTCTTGGATGGCTGAATCAGCATTGCTCTTCTCGACGGTCCAGTTACGCGTTCCGGCAAACTGCGGCTGGAAGGATAAGTTGCCGGCCATGCCGCCACCGGTCTCTGTTGTTATCGAGAACATCCTCCCGCGCCCTCTCACGCAGAAAATCTTGACTCGTTGTATTAACCAGAATGCTGAGATTGTGACGCTGTTTGCGGTCCGCATCTTGACTATCGCCTTCAACAAGTTGCGTGCTGtcttgaagatcttcaacgCCGACCACGGCTCTAGCCAGACATTTTGGAATCAGGCTACGGACAAATTGGTTGCGGAGTTCTGTCGCCGCTGTCCTGCTATGAAGGATGTTATTCTCTTGTACAGGAGAACGGATAAGGATGATTTGTCGCAACAGGAAGCTGTTGCGGAGCTGTTGGCTTGCTTCTACGAGGTTGTTCCGGACATTGCATTGGAAGAACTTTTTGATGTTTCACTGGTTTTGGTCGATATCTTGAAGCGGTTGGGAACGCCAGATCTTAATTCGGATGACTCTGAATCGTTACTTGGCCAGTTACAGAGCGCCCTCAAGATAGCGCAACAGTCTGCATCTATACGTTGGTGGCAACAACCAG CGTCGATGCAGTATTCAGCATTTACTTCGATCTTCAAGGTTTTCGTTGATGCTGCGGACAAAGATTCATTGCAAGAGATTGAAAACCTGCTGAGTGCGGTGCTCGTGGAGAACTCTGTCCTTCAGAGCTCCCCGAAATCCTTTGCTTCCCTTCTGTCGAGCTTCGAAAAGTCGGAGCAACTCCCTAGCCAATTAGCATTCTTTGATAACTGCGTTTGCCGATCGGCGAAGAAGCCTGTCCATTACCAAGACTTGATTGGGTCTATGTCAGCAGAGGCGGGCTCTGTTAGTGCTTTGTTTGCTGCTATCTCTGAACAATGGCCGTTTGTGGTCAAAACTGGGGATGCTGCTGCGGAAGCTGCTGTTGGTTCTTGGATCGCCAGAGCTCTCGGGAAATTCAGGCAGGCCGGAGAAGACACCAAGGTATTGAGATCTGTTCGAGACAGCTGCATGGAAGCTACTGAGAATAAAAAGGTTAAGTCAATTCTGAAGAAGGCATTGAAGTCTGCTGAAGAGTCTGATGATGAAGACACAACCACCAAAAAGCAGAGCAAGTCTACGCAGGAAGCCTCTCAGATGCCAGCGGGTCAAGAGCAGAAGACGGATCTGGAAGACATTTTTGGCGCCCTGCCTACTGAAGGCACCACCCACAATGCGCTCCAGCGGTGGGAGAAGGAAGACCTTGAAGTATCAGTTGAGCAGGGCCGCATCGCGGAGCTCATGCTTTGTCTTTGCTCTGAGCATGAAGAGGTTCGGAGACAAGCATTCACGAATCTTTCTCGGTTCATGATGAAGCTTAAGGATTCTAAGTATGTCGAGTGGCGTTCAGTTTACATCTTGACTGGTGAACTTCTTGAAACTGTCCGACAGCTTGGTTTCGAAGCGCCCGTCCCCTGGGTAGTAGGCGAGTGTGCGTCCAGCTGCTTGTCTGTCCTGACAAATCCCATGCACAAGCTGTATGGAAAGGTCAACAAGTTCCTCCAGAAAGCACCGTATTGGGAGGTGGAGAAGATTGCTACATATTGGGTAGACAAGATCTTGCTACATGAACCCGAGTTGGATGACGGGTATTTTGAGGAGATCAATTGGCTTCTTGATTTGTTTGTCAAGGGTCTCCGGACAGGAGCG GACATGGAAATCTACCGTCGTGCTAATGTCTTCGAACGACTCCTCTCTTTCTACGAGTCACCCAGCGCCGGGTTCTCCGCAAAGAGACGAATCTTGCATCTGCTTTACCGATCGACCCAGGTCGGAGGAAGCACGACGTTGATCACCCGAGCCGCTGTTGTGAGCTGGATCCAGAGCCAGATCGTGGGCGTTGGAAATGCGCGAGATGTGTCCACCATTTCTGCACTCGCTGAAGTAGTGGGCAAATCCTCGGACCATGAACGAGTGGACAAGTGGAGTGGAGGAGCGTTGATGCAGGCTGTTGAGAATATTGCAGGATAG
- a CDS encoding uncharacterized protein (COG:S;~EggNog:ENOG410PM88): protein MARRYEIDELLWLRSSPLVTKPASLPPVEEWMGPLPERKPKDPNNQNETTSNRRPSIIEARHFSRGSTSEDIILGPPRTAFASASRIAGKGSIDATERPSRIQDSDESKNDRFNFREKFFKDRESGDLDKRDGKLGTFINRRNDKEDWNNGRPRRAFGPDDLERKPRRNGEFDRWEGRDNIRERDPRDSTTFGNRDKDSRFFIRKDGQLGRSRLEGSWFRDDNHAQDSLEAEEEKPSIRTREWRRDRHGADRDWTRGAKFEQEPEWLDSTDREEPRPVHTQEDFEQWKQRMKAGSAQVQEKKEPPLEPATSTLPKLETRPTDGEIFSSTGTPLQADATMERFFGLLNEAKPSPDIGSQSPVVEPTSSKKESVPSKSIKSSRFAGLFSPPPGTPTREPEPQAVSQSPADPDQEGFQRILQMLGGGAKSRNATPQNDTPQPQRPPSLVQAEQGRSALPSPVREHLHRQDQMTFNGSPARTTAPPPGLSPNPVQEPFKDPHVGEREHLLRLMQQVRISPVPNMPHGSQGAQSAGPASGMMNIPEMMSHPPGLPTPQKGPNFLNDPAIANMQRPDAADQLRRRAANGPPMGYFDDILFAQGNNLPMTPGGSRAPQGQGHPAMGIQRPPGFEHLPPPGFGGQQLPPQQGAPGPLAPPPGIPAPNRGMNPNLMSNVLPMHGNLPPLNDRQGFPRGAGGNGAAAFGPPPGMMPPPGYMNMNGPPPSGLPPMPHNAEALMGLGGQGPFGGNPGPQGPPPSSRHLLDMFGQASGGAPGHFR from the exons ATGGCGCGACGCTACGAGATTGATGAGCTGCTATGGCTGCGCTCATCGCCTCTGGTCACCAAGCCTGCAAGCTTACCGCCGGTAGAAGAATGGATGGG TCCACTTCCTGAACGAAAACCCAAAGACCCGAACAATCAGAATGAGACTACGAGCAACCGACGACCTAGCATTATCGAAGCCCGTCATTTTTCACGAGGCTCGACTTCAG AGGACATCATTCTCGGACCGCCACGGACTGCCTTCGCTTCCGCCTCCCGCATTGCTGGTAAAGGCTCTATAGATGCAACGGAACGGCCATCTAGAATACAGGACTCGGATGAATCCAAGAACGATCGTTTCAACTTCCGGGAGAAGTTTTTCAAAGACCGAGAATCCGGCGACTTGGACAAACGCGATGGAAAACTAGGCACTTTCATCAACCGACGCAACGATAAGGAGGACTGGAATAATGGACGCCCACGCCGTGCCTTCGGCCCAGATGACCTTGAACGTAAACCAAGACGCAATGGCGAGTTCGATCGATGGGAAGGCCGTGATAACATCAGAGAACGTGATCCTCGAGACTCAACAACTTTTGGAAACCGTGATAAGGATAGTCGATTCTTCATTCGAAAAGATGGCCAGTTAGGACGGTCGAGACTCGAGGGAAGCTGGTTCCGTGACGATAATCATGCACAGGATTCGCTTGAagcggaggaagagaagccgTCAATTCGCACTCGTGAATGGCGTCGCGACAGACATGGTGCGGATCGTGACTGGACTAGAGGCGCTAAGTTCGAGCAAGAGCCTGAGTGGTTAGACTCAACCGATCGAGAAGAGCCAAGGCCGGTACATACCCAGGAAGACTTTGAGCAATGGAAGCAGAGGATGAAAGCTGGCTCCGCTCAGGTacaggagaagaaagaacctCCATTGGAACCAGCTACCAGCACGTTGCCGAAGCTGgagacaaggcctactgatgGTGAAATCTTCAGTAGTACTGGCACGCCTCTCCAGGCAGATGCTACGATGGAACGATTCTTTGGATTGCTCAATGAGGCAAAGCCTTCTCCGGACATTGGCAGCCAGTCGCCTGTTGTGGAGCCAACTAGCAGCAAGAAGGAGTCGGTGCCCTCCAAGTCTATCAAATCATCTCGCTTTGCTGGCCTGTTTAGTCCACCTCCGGGAACGCCGACGAGGGAGCCAGAACCTCAGGCTGTAAGCCAGTCTCCTGCTGATCCCGACCAGGAAGGGTTCCAACGCATCTTACAGATGCTGGGTGGTGGTGCTAAGTCGCGCAATGCTACTCCTCAAAATGACACACCACAGCCTCAACGTCCGCCATCGTTAGTGCAGGCCGAGCAAGGTCGGAGTGCGCTGCCGTCACCGGTTCGGGAGCACCTCCACCGGCAGGATCAAATGACTTTCAATGGATCTCCTGCCCGTACAACTGCACCACCACCTGGACTATCGCCGAATCCTGTCCAAGAACCTTTCAAAGACCCGCATGTTGGTGAGCGTGAGCATTTGCTTCGTCTCATGCAGCAAGTTAGGATCAGCCCGGTCCCGAACATGCCCCATGGGAGCCAGGGCGCTCAGAGTGCCGGTCCGGCTTCGGGCATGATGAACATACCTGAAATGATGTCTCATCCCCCAGGATTACCTACCCCGCAGAAGGGTCCCAACTTTCTGAATGATCCAGCAATTGCAAACATGCAGAGACCAGATGCTGCTGATCAGCTTCGGCGGAGAGCTGCGAATGGGCCACCCATGGGCTATTTCGATGATATTCTCTTTGCTCAGGGTAACAATCTTCCCATGACTCCTGGCGGAAGCCGGGCTCCTCAAGGCCAGGGCCATCCCGCTATGGGCATTCAAAGGCCACCTGGTTTCGAACATCTGCCGCCTCCTGGATTCGGAGGTCAACAACTTCCACCACAACAGGGTGCACCAGGCCCATTGGCACCTCCGCCAGGTATCCCCGCTCCCAATCGTGGCATGAACCCGAATCTCATGTCTAATGTGCTGCCAATGCACGGCAACCTCCCTCCCCTCAATGACCGTCAAGGATTCCCACGTGGCGCTGGCGGAAATGGAGCGGCAGCATTCGGCCCTCCACCTGGCATGATGCCCCCTCCGGGATACATGAACATGAATGGTCCACCACCTTCTGGGTTGCCACCTATGCCGCATAATGCTGAAGCCCTGATGGGACTTGGTGGACAAGGTCCATTCGGAGGCAATCCTGGTCCTCAGGGCCCGCCGCCATCCTCTAGGCATCTATTAGACATGTTCGGCCAGGCCAGCGGTGGTGCCCCGGGACATTTCCGGTAG